CCGGACAGCCAGCGAAGCCGTCGCATGGTTGGAGGTTCACAAGCCTTTATCCTTCCCGCTAGCGGCTTGCGCTCAGGGCCAGCGGCTCAGCGGCGTTCAGGCCCCCAACTCTCATTGGGTTCAGTGGGAGAGAGGGGCCCAAACCTCTTTAGGCTCTGGGCCTAAGTGTTTACAGTTAGGGGTGAGTCACTAACGAGAGCCGTCTGAGAGCGGGGAAATGActaaatggaacccaggagtcctggctcccagccctgtccctgctccagcccactagaccccccactcccctcccagagccaggaatagaaatcaggtgtcctggttcccagctctccccccacacccactaggccctactcccctcccagagccggggagagaacccaagagtcctgcctCTCTCTGACCTCCCACCCGCTTGGCAAATCAAACTCTCGGAGAAGAATTCCTCCATAAAAGGCAACTCTTTGCTGCACGCACAGAATCCCGTCCCTGGGGGCCGGCTCATGCCAGGATGACGACAGCTTTCCTCTTCCAGGCTGTTTTTCCTGGGAGTTCCCCTCAGCCTGGCTGCGGGCAGATGGGCAGCCCCGCCTGGCTTGTTCCCATTACCCCAGCCCGGGGCCTGTACCAGCAGTTGCTGAGATGAGAGGGGCTGGGACGAAGCCAGGTCTGGGGCAGGACGCCAGCTCCTCCCAGCTAGTGTTGGAGTCCCCTCTGGGTCCCAGGTGCGGAACAATGATCCAGGAGCCTCTGCAGCCCCGGGAGGAAAACGGCTGCTCATTCGCGCTCCCCCCAGCGCCCGAGCCGCTGACCCAGCCCCAAGAAGCAGGTTCTAGAGGGCGACAAAGCCAAAGGGGTGGAGAAtgacccctgccccaagtgcatTGTGGGAGCCTGCCTCAGTTATCCCTGTCCGCCCCATGGCTGGACACAAGGGCTCTCAGGGCCAGTGGGCACCTGGGAGCGCCCGACAGCTCCAGTCCCGGCCCGGCGTCTCCCTCTGCGCCTTCCCACTTCCCAAACAAGGAGTCAGTGCCCGGGAGCACAGTGTCCCCGGGTGGGGTCCAGCAGGCCTCGCTCGGCTGCCCACCGGCCCCACAGAGGGGACCGCCAAGGGGACGGAGTGGGGGCACCCAGGCCCACGCTGCCCTGGTCTTTCTGGGATTGCCAGTGGGTTGGGTGGGGCCGTCCCTGTGCGAAAGCTGCCGGCTCAGATTTCAGCATCAGGCTCTGGTatgaaagagaacccaggagtcctgatactCAGCCcgctctgctctaaccactagacccgactcccctcctggagctgagaacagaacccagcagtcctgcctcccagccccctcctctctcacccactagaccccaccgcCCTCCccagtagaacccaggagtcctgactcccagccccccacccagccactgaATAAAGAGCTGACAGAAACACTCCTGTTCAGCACTGCCCCTAACCCCCACTCTGCCTGGAGGGGGCGCTGTTCTGTTTCAGGCTGTAGTTATTTAATGAAGCAAAACCACGGCTGCTAGTGCCTGTGACAAAAGTCCCACCGCTGCTGCTCATGTGCCAGGGCCTCGGCCCACGGCATCTGTCTCTCTGAAGAGTCCTCGTGGCTGCAGAGAGACTGTGTGAGCCAGctgctgtgccccaccccagaggcagctgccttTCAGGGCAGGGTGAGCAATTCCTCCAGCATACTGCTGCCTGGTTGTCACCCAGctgccacccctccaccccagaggtggctgcatttccgcACTGCCCATCGACCCCCGCACAGAGCGGCCGTGCTCCTcatcagaggtggctgcatttccactGCAGATGTATGATCTGCTGGAGGCCTTTGGATTGAGAATAGAGGAATATTAGCAGCGACATCCTGCCTTTTGGGGACACCATGTCTAATCATAAGAGCTGGCAGAAAGTTCAGGTAGAGGCAGCCCCCCGAACACAGTTGCTCATCAGGGAAAGAAGAGCTACAGAGATGGGAGGGTTAAGTGAGGCATTTACGAGTTCAAAAAGGGCTAAATGAAAACATGCTGCTCTTACTCTGCGatgcactcccctcccagaacccaggagttctagctcccagccccaacctccccaccctctaaccactagacctcactcccctcccagaactgggaaaAGACCCCAGGAGTCCTAGATCCCAACCTCCATGCTCTAACCACAAGACCTCACTCCTAGCTCTCTGAGAGTACACCCAGAGTCGCTGCACACGTGGCAGCAGCCTCTAAGGAAAGGAAATACCACCACATACGAGACACAGTggagctgtggaactcattgctgcagGACTATTTCACTGGGACGGATATTTATTGAAGGTAAACCGCAGAGCGTGGGTATGTGGAAATCAAGCATCAAGTTCATGCCCGTTACAAGGTATACAGAAAGCTTTCGAGGTGAGGGGATTAGTTGCGGGGGGACCGGTGATAATTTTTCTTATTAATTTAGAAAATAACAGGCTGTCCACCTCTTGTCTTCCTGGTTTTGCTGGAGGTTACCTCAAAGGAACCAGGAGGCAGATCAGGAGAGGCCGCAAGGTGAGGGGATTTAGAAACAGGGACTCTTTCACAAAGACAGTTTTTCTCCCAGCTGTTTTGGGGGGGTTTGAGACAAAGGCAAAGAAAGAGCATTCAACTGAACACAAATCAACGGAGCACGGGTATCCGTGATGCTGTAAACACACCGGTACTTTAGTCAGCTAGACAGACGTCCAGGGCAGACGACACCTAGATATCTAGTGTTAGAAAGAAATcaagcaggaaaaacaaacacCTTTTCCAGGTAAAATCCGACAAGCCTCCTTTATACATCAGGAAGAAGCATGGAAGGAAACAAGGCCACAGCCAAAGATTGTTTGTCCTCTTACCAGGACACTGTAAACGTTTTATGATCAATACCATTTGCAGCTATGAAAGGGAAAACAGGGGTGATTAAAGCTTCTATTTCAGGGCCTTGGCAGAGCCGTGTGTGTGACGGGGGCGGAGGGATAGTGGTAGGTGAGGACTGGTGGGCGCTGGCaaagctgtggggagggaggagaagccgagggctgggctagcagggagctgcgggttgggagtgaggggcactgggagagctagggggaggggttgggctggcagggggctgtggggcaggagtgaggggcacaggcagggctgggtgagggaggggctggactggcagggggtgtggggcaggagtgagggcaactggcagggctgtggggcaggagtggctgggctggcagggggctgtggggcgggagtgaggggcacaggcagggctgggggagggaggggctggactggcaggggggtggagtgggagtgggggcactggcagggctgggggagggaggggctggactggcagggggctgtggggcaggagtgggggcactggcagggctgggggagggaggggctggactggcagggggctgtggggcaggagtaggggcactggcagggctgggggagggaggggctggactggcagggggctgtggggcaggagtgggagcaCTAGCAGGGCAGGGCTAACAGGGGGCTGccggtcaggagtgaggggcactggcagagctgtggggagaagcccagggctgggccagcagggggcagcgcgtCAGGATCAGGGGGCACCAGCATAGCTGTGCCCCCCCGCAGAAAGCAGCAGGCCGCGGCCGCTCGTGGTCACTGACACAGACGTTTAATGGAGAAGCACAGAGACGCAGCCGGCCCGTCGCTTGGTACATTCCACGCCGGGGCACCGGgcgggacggacggacggacgacAGCAGCTCGCAGGCCACGAGGCTCACGGACAGACGCACACGCCCGCGTCCCCGGGTCAGtccggcggggtgggggggctcagtgcTGCATGGCTGCAGCGTGGTCCTGGCCCGGCGGCTCGGCCTTGCgggggctgcccctgccccccccggagccgccgcccccccggcccccgtgCTCCCCCTTCCTGTGGCCCCGGATGCAGTGGGCGTTGCCGCAGCCCtcgtcctcctcgtcctcgctcTCCGTGGAGCTCTCGCCGAAGGCCCGCGGCTTCTCGTAGATGCAGCAGCCTGGGCGGGGCGGTTACATGGAgatgggggggtgttggggggagaggaggttagaggggatgggaggggccACAGGGGAGGAATAAGGGGATGGGGGAGTGAGGGGCGTGAtgccagggcaggagggggagggtggAGAAGACAGAGGGAGTCAGAAGCCCCCCAGCTGtcagcctgcacccagccctgtggcccagctggggtgggggggggggctctcagaGCTGAGGCCAGGAGACCTGGGGGTCCTTCACCAACCTCTCCTGTGTGCGCCCCCCTCTCGCCCCCCGTTAAGCCCCAGGTGGCCATGTCCCTCTGCAAAACAGCTGAGCCCAGCAAGTCGCCGGCAATGTTCCTTGGGGAGGGGAAGTCGTCACCCCGTTAGCAGGTGCCGCTGATGGAGTAACTCTGGCATTTGGGGGATCAGCTGGAATGGAGCATGGGGCCTGTCTCTTCCCATTGGACCccggggcaggggactggctggctcgggggcctttcccctccagggggtgctggctctgatccggccccagggcaggggactggctggcccaGGGGTGGGATCCAGCAGCAATGCTGAGGCGAAGAGGTCTGTGTTGAGCATGTGGAAGCAGAAACAGGAGGGGTGGAGATCCCAGGAGTCCcgactcccagcctcccctgctctaaccactagcccccactgccttccccatTCTGAGAGATGTGGCTAAAGGCTCTGTACCTGGATGGGGGACAGTCTCAGAAGGGGAGAGCCGCGGCTACTCACATTTGGACGACCTACGGCCCAAGTGCTCGTTGTCCACCGTGTCGCTTGACCACTCCACCTTCTTATCTGGCTTTCGCTTCCTCAGCTTGATGGTCAGGCTGCGGTTCTCCTACCAGGGGGGACGGGGTGCGGGGTGGAGAGAGAGCGGGGGATGAGACCACGGCCTGTCACAGATGACCCATGGAGAAAGACCTTGAATGGCCTGGCTGGATTAGTAGGGAGAGacctgggatggcagggggcgccatgctgcagggagtggggtagggggctcagtagggggtgtTCTTccttggcaggcagggctggccccagcgcAGCACTAGggagcgctgtgctgcagggagtgaggcgggggggggggctcagtaaGGGGTGCTCTACCCTGGcaagcagggctggccccagggcagcactagggggtgcCGAGTTGCAGGGAGCAGGacaggggctcagtagggggtgctctgccCTCAAAGTCAGTGCTGGTTGtagtgtggcactagggggtgctgtgctgcagggagcagggcagggggctcagtagggggtgctcttCTATGACAGTCAGGCAAACCCTCTCACAAGGCCCCCAGGAGTCCGACTGCTGCCCGGCTCCACGGCGTGTCCCTTCCACCACCGCCTTTGGAACCACGCCTGACTTCCTGGGGACCACATCCTGCGGTCGCCATGGCTCCCACGCCTTGCTGTTTCCATGGCTACCGTGCCCTGTTCCGGCTGTGGCGGTCACCAGGGTTACCATGACAGACATGTTCCCTGTGTCCCTCGCCCTGTGCTAACTGATGTGCACCACAAGAGCCATGCCCTGCTGCCGCTGCCATAGCTACAACAGACAATCGTCACCGTGACAGCCACCATGAGCGTCGTCATGGGTACCACACCCCATTCCTAATGGGATAGTTGCCCCACTCCCACTTCCTGCAGTCGCCATAACGATGGCCGTGTCACCGTGGGCACCACGCCTCCTGTCGCTGGGATGGTTGCCGTGGCAACTGCCGCCCCCCCTTTCATAGCAACGGTTGCTGTGACTCCCACAGCCTGCGGTTACTGTGGCTTCCTTGGCATCACAGTCGCTGTGACAACCAATGCCGTGGTGCCCACGATGGGTATAGAGCTCACGGAAGCGCCCAGTGGGGGCACATGCAGGTGGGGCCAGTTTGGGGGCCTCTGAATGAATTTTTTAACTAACGCTCCCCACTGCTAGTTAATCCCTGGCATCTAAGAGAGAGAACCGGGGCTGTTTAATCAAAACCGGATTTGATTTTAATGGTGAAAAATTTAAGCCACCCAAAATGAGTGTTTTCCCCTCAAATCCTCATTTCCCCTCcatgatccccctcccccacaatcccACAGACTTGCAAAGTCTCCAAGCCCAAATCCCCACGATTCTATATTAATTCTCCCCATGTTCCTGTGATTTTATATTTAACCCCCCCAAATAAACAAAATACAACCCCCTCCACATCCCCaagtctacattttaaaaaaacctcaaattaaaacaatttccccCGATTTTAGACCCCCAAAATAAACCCCCATATCCGTGTGATTTTATATTAAATCccccaaactaaaaaaaaagcCACTAATTCACATGATTTTATACTAAACCCCCAGATTTAAATAAAACTTACACATCCCAGTGATTGTGtgttaacccccctcccccaatttgtAAAACCTCTAAAGCCCCGTGATTTTCTATTAGCCCTACACATTTTTAATCTCTCAAATTCCTCTGATTTTACAATCACCCCCGTCCCCTAAATTAAAACAGACTGACAGGCAACCCCCGCTTGTCAAACTttccagattttattttttgttttaaaacccaGTTCCTGCGGTTTTGAATGTTATTCCCGCCCCCATTTACAAAACCCACAAACCCTGAGTTTTTTTATGTTAAACTCACCAAACACAtttataacccccccccccccccaaactactTGGGATTATGTATTAAATCCTCCTCAACATGTACAACCCCCCAAATCCCTGAGATTTTATATTAACCCCTAACAtcacaaaaaacccaacacccaaatccagggatttaaaaaaaaaaccaacaaatttACAAAACCCTTAAATCCCTGAGATTTTATATTTACCCTCCCCCAGTGTTATAACCCCTCCCAAATCCCCAGGATTTTATATTAACCCCCCAAATCTACACAACCCCCCAAATCTCTGAGATTTTACATCCCCCCGCacgatttttttttataaacctgCCCCAAATCCCTGGGGTTTTATATTAACTTCTGCAAAATTTACAACCCCAAATCCTTGGATTTtacatgaccccccccccatccggGGATTTTATATTGACACCCCCGCGGGCCCCGATCCCGGCGCCGGCCCCGCTCACCGGCTCGATGGTGACGGTCTCGGTCACGGTGGCGCTGGCTGCCCTCCCACCGGCCGCCGCTGTCGCAGTCGCCGTCGCCTCCGCCATGGCGCTGCCCGGCCCCCGCCCTCCGCGGCCCCGGTTGCCGGGGGGAAGAGTCTGCGCCGCGCACCGCCCCTGCCTCGCTCCCCGCCGGCCGCTGCGGCTGCCCCGGCTCTCCCAGCAGCCCGCGGCAAGCGACCGCCCGGCTCCCACCACCAGCCGCACGCCACTTCCGGTCACCAGCCCTCTACTTCCCGCTTCCGGGTGCGAGACCCGGAACACTGtccagcaccccccagctcctttGGCTGTGGAAGGAGGAGAATTCTCGGCGCGCCACTTCCGCCGTACGGGGAGCGGTGCGCATGCGCGTTCAGAAAAAAGGGGGCGGGAGAGAATTCTAATCTGAGTCACGTccaaggcagggagggggccgttGAGCTGTCACgtgatggggcgggggagggggcgcatACCCTGAGAGTCAGCaagggggggggtcagtgggacTATGGGGGACACGTGGGGGTACAGGGGAAGGGGGATGcagtggggggctcagtgggaccATCAGGTGCACATGGGGAGAAGAGGGatactgggggggagggtgtcagtgGGCCCAATGGCGGGGACCAGGGCTGAGTGGGGAGAACATATGGGGAAaagggggctcagtgcagggtAAAGACAGAAGGGCACAGGAGGAAGAGGGTTGCAGTTAGGGGGCAGGCACTGAGTGGGGAGGCCAAGGTGGATCACAAAGGGGAGGGGGCTCAATGGGGCAAGGCCCCTGTGGGGGCCATGTGGGGAAAGGGGGACTTAATAGGGGGAATCAAGCcaggggggggggctaggggatacagctggggggcaggaactgAGTGGGGCCATGGGGGAAGCTAGAGGGGAAAGAGGGACGGTGGGGAGAGCAAAAAGGGTGGGGCTCAATAGGGGTTGTGAGGGGACAATGACTGAGGGCCATAGGGGGAAGCGTAAatgcagttgggggcagggcttgagagGTCCTGGGGGTCTCAGTGGGGCAGccatgggggaaggagaggttcAGGTGGAGGCAGAATGGGAGATACAGTAGGGGGAACACAGAGAGATCATAGAGAGAGGGGGAATATGAGGGGAGGACTGAGTGGGGGGCATAAAGGGAGGGCAATACAGTTGGGGGTTTTGAGAGAGCAAAGGGGAAGTGGGCAGgctcagagggggaggggctcagtggggtcatggggggaaggggagatacAGGGGGCAGGGCTAAGTAGGACTATGTGGGGAGGGGAATGAAAATGGGGGAGAAGGCAGTGGAGGACCAtgggggacaggggctgagtgGATCATagggggcaaggctggggggggcacatgggaaGAGAGGGGTACACTTGGCGGCTGTGAGGCAGAGCAAGGCCTGTGTGGGGCAAAaggggggctgaggtgggggttATGTGGGGAGCTGAGGGAATATTTGGGGGGACAGGGTGGAAGGGGGgtttcagtgggaacagggagGTGGAAGAGGGGGATCTGTGGGAGGGGGAGTTAAGTGAAAAGGTGAGGccatggggggctgaggggaaaagggggagccaTGTGGGAATGGGGGAGGAATCCCTGAGGATCTCAGATGGGGAGCAGCGTGGGGGTAACGGGTGCCCCCAGGCATCACATGGGTGGGAGGCAGCTATTGCCCACCACT
The sequence above is a segment of the Mauremys mutica isolate MM-2020 ecotype Southern chromosome 12, ASM2049712v1, whole genome shotgun sequence genome. Coding sequences within it:
- the LOC123346286 gene encoding E3 ubiquitin-protein ligase PPP1R11-like; amino-acid sequence: MAEATATATAAAGGRAASATVTETVTIEPENRSLTIKLRKRKPDKKVEWSSDTVDNEHLGRRSSKCCCIYEKPRAFGESSTESEDEEDEGCGNAHCIRGHRKGEHGGRGGGGSGGGRGSPRKAEPPGQDHAAAMQH